One stretch of Hemibagrus wyckioides isolate EC202008001 linkage group LG01, SWU_Hwy_1.0, whole genome shotgun sequence DNA includes these proteins:
- the ywhabl gene encoding tyrosine 3-monooxygenase/tryptophan 5-monooxygenase activation protein, beta polypeptide like, producing MDIMELVQKAKLAEQAERYDDMAAAMKAVTEGGIELSNEERNLLSVAYKNVVGARRSSWRVVSSIEQKTEGSEKKQQMAKEYREKIEKELKEICNDVLVLLDKYLIPKATPAESRVFYLKMKGDYYRYLAEVAVGDEKHSIIMNSQDAYSDAFEISKAEMQPTHPIRLGLALNFSVFYYEILNSQEQACKLAKTAFDEAIAELDSLNEESYKDSTLIMQLLRDNLTLWTSDNQGDTEDAEEGREN from the exons ATGGACATAATGGAACTAGTGCAGAAGGCCAAGCTTGCCGAGCAGGCCGAGCGTTATGATGACATGGCTGCTGCCATGAAGGCGGTGACGGAGGGCGGCATCGAGCTTTCGAATGAGGAGCGCAACCTGCTCTCGGTGGCCTACAAGAACGTAGTGGGCGCACGCCGCTCCTCCTGGAGGGTCGTCTCCAGCATCGAGCAAAAGACCGAAGGCAGCGAGAAGAAGCAGCAGATGGCCAAGGAGTATCGTGAGAAGATCGAGAAGGAGCTGAAGGAGATCTGCAACGACGTGCTG GTTCTTCTGGACAAATACCTGATCCCGAAGGCAACCCCAGCCGAAAGTAGAGTCTTCTACCTGAAAATGAAAGGCGATTACTACCGCTACTTAGCCGAGGTAGCCGTGGGAGACGAGAAGCACT CCATCATCATGAACTCACAAGACGCCTACAGTGACGCTTTTGAGATCAGCAAGGCCGAGATGCAGCCTACACACCCGATCCGTCTGGGCCTGGCACTGAACTTCTCTGTCTTCTACTACGAAATCCTCAACTCTCAGGAGCAGGCCTGCAAGCTAGCCAAAACG GCTTTTGATGAGGCCATTGCAGAACTTGATTCACTCAATGAAGAATCTTACAAAGACAGCACGCTGATCATGCAGCTGCTGCGAGACAACCTGACA CTGTGGACCTCAGACAACCAGGGCGACACCGAGGACGCcgaggaaggaagagaaaacTGA
- the LOC131360319 gene encoding serum paraoxonase/arylesterase 2-like, translating to MAKLMVLSVLVVAVAVLIGERFIALRNTLLVFRELAQNHLPNCEFIKGIEFGAEDITVLDDDLAFISTGIKYPGMPRFTDEPGKIYMLNLPSGAGLKELHIKGDFDTASFGPHGISLYTDEDGSRYLFVVNHPHENSQVEIFQYVEEESTLVHKKTIKHELLHNVNDIVAVGVEHFYATNDHYFTHGPLKLLEALFSLSWCDVVYYSPEAVRVLAGGFYGANGINISPDKKHLYVSDLMSHKIVVLNIQKGNTLSRVKEVDVGSLCDNIEVESKTGDLWMGCHPNGAKILQFDPNASAGSEVIRIQNILSEEPVVTQVYADNGSVLIGSSVATPYKGKLLIGSVFQKALICDLD from the exons atggcGAAATTAATGGTACTCTCGGTTTTGGTTGTAGCTGTAGCTGTACTGATTGGAGAGAGATTTATTGCGTTAAG AAATACCTTATTGGTTTTTAGAGAACTCGCCCAAAATCACCTCCCTAACTGTGAGTTTATCAAAGGAATAG AGTTTGGAGCTGAGGATATCACTGTACTTGACGATGACCTGGCCTTTATAAGCACC GGTATTAAGTACCCAGGTATGCCTCGTTTTACAGACGAGCCTGGAAAGATCTACATGCTAAATCTGCCCTCTGGAGCTGGTCTTAAAGAGCTCCACATCAAGGGAGACTTTGACACAGCTTCGTTTGGCCCACATGGAATCAGTCTATATACAGACGAAG ATGGCTCTCGATATTTATTTGTGGTGAATCATCCACATGAGAACAGCCAAGTTGAGATATTTCAGTATGTCGAAGAGGAAAGCACTCTTGTGCACAAGAAGACTATAAAGCATGAGTTGCTGCATAA TGTGAACGACATCGTAGCTGTGGGAGTGGAGCATTTCTACGCCACCAATGATCATTACTTCACCCACGGGCCCCTGAAGCTTCTGGAAGCGCTGTTCTCCCTGTcctggtgtgatgtggtgtattACAGTCCTGAAGCAGTTCGAGTTTTGGCAGGAGGATTTTACGGTGCCAATGGCATCAACATCTCTCCTGACAAAAA GCATTTGTATGTGTCAGATTTAATGAGTCACAAAATTGTTGTGCTGAACATCCAGAAAGGCAACACACTGTCCCGCGTGAAG GAAGTTGATGTAGGATCCCTCTGTGACAATATTGAAGTGGAGAGTAAAACTGGAGACTTGTGGATGGGATGCCACCCGAATGGAGCCAAAATTTTGCAATTTGATCCAAATGCTTCAGCTGGctcagag GTCATCCGTATACAGAATATCCTCTCTGAAGAGCCAGTGGTGACTCAGGTATACGCTGATAACGGCAGCGTGCTCATAGGATCGTCAGTGGCTACTCCATATAAAGGGAAACTCCTTATAGGAAGCGTGTTCCAAAAAGCCCTGATATGTGACCTTGATTAG
- the si:dkey-56f14.7 gene encoding engulfment and cell motility protein 1 encodes MMKQDELKSRTMQELRERLQPEVAELIKQQRLNRLCDGACFRKVSARRRQDKFLYCRLSPNHKVLHYGDVEDLSQGQIPHESLQEKLTVADIKTVITGKDCPHVKEKGALKQNKEVPELAFSILYESDEYLNFIAPDKYEYCIWTDGLNALLGKEMTSELTKSDMDTLVTMEIKLRLLDLENVQIPDVPPPIPKEPKDYDFVYDYSQHS; translated from the exons ATGATGAAACAGGATGAATTAAAATCCCGCACAATGCA GGAGCTGCGTGAGAGGCTCCAGCCGGAGGTGGCCGAGCTGATCAAGCAGCAGAGGCTGAACCGGCTGTGCGATGGCGCCTGCTTCAGGAAGGTCAGCGCTCGGCGCAGGCAAG ATAAGTTTTTGTATTGTCGGCTGTCTCCTAATCACAAAGTGCTACATTATGGGGATGTAGAGGATTTGTCACAGGGACAAATCCCCCATGAATCTCTACAAGAGAAAT taacagtagCAGATATCAAGACTGTAATAACTGGGAAAGATTGTCCTCATGTGAAGGAGAAAGGAGCTCTAAAGCAAAATAAG GAGGTGCCTGAGCTTGCTTTCTCCATTTTATATGAATCTGATGAATATTTGAACTTCATTGCTCCAGACAAGTATGAG TACTGCATCTGGACAGATGGCTTGAATGCTCTATTGGGAAAAGAGATGACAAGCGAGCTCACCAAGTCAGATATGGACACGCTGGTTACCATGGAGATTAAGCTCCGCCTCTTAGACCTTGAGAATGTCCAGATTCCTGACGTTCCGCCCCCTATACCCAAAGAACCCAAAGATTATGACTTTGTTTATGATTACAGCCAACACTCTTAA